A genomic window from Pseudomonas cavernicola includes:
- a CDS encoding LysE family translocator — MDLAAWALFIPACFALNMAPGPNNLLSLNNAARQGLRIACTAGLGRLLAFSGMLTLAASGLALVLQASAMLFLAIKLLGAAYLFWLAVQLWRATPAALENAADSPQLSLWRLTRQEFWVAAGNPKAILIFTAFLPQFVNPQQPVAAQFAALGVAFLLLEWLAIGLYSLAGLHLGRLLAGPRARRLFNRGCAALLGSAGLGLLLSRRPA, encoded by the coding sequence ATGGATCTCGCCGCCTGGGCCTTGTTCATCCCCGCCTGCTTTGCGCTGAATATGGCGCCGGGACCGAACAACTTGCTGTCGCTGAACAACGCCGCGCGCCAGGGTCTGCGCATTGCCTGCACGGCGGGGTTGGGCCGCCTGCTGGCCTTCAGCGGCATGTTGACCCTGGCGGCCTCGGGCCTGGCTCTGGTACTGCAAGCTTCCGCCATGCTGTTCCTGGCGATCAAACTGCTCGGCGCGGCCTATCTGTTCTGGCTGGCCGTACAACTCTGGCGCGCGACGCCGGCTGCGCTGGAAAACGCTGCGGACAGCCCCCAGCTATCGCTCTGGCGCCTGACACGCCAAGAGTTCTGGGTCGCGGCCGGCAACCCCAAGGCGATCCTGATTTTCACCGCCTTTCTGCCGCAGTTCGTCAATCCGCAGCAGCCGGTTGCCGCGCAGTTCGCCGCACTCGGCGTCGCTTTCCTGCTGCTGGAATGGCTGGCCATCGGCCTGTATTCCCTGGCCGGGCTGCACCTCGGCCGCCTGCTCGCCGGCCCACGGGCCCGGCGCTTATTTAACCGTGGCTGCGCCGCCCTGTTGGGCAGCGCCGGTCTGGGGCTGTTGCTCAGTCGCCGACCCGCCTGA
- a CDS encoding aminotransferase class V-fold PLP-dependent enzyme, with protein MSLSSPWRADFPALAALEAEGQTYLDSAATAQKPQAVLDALLGYYAKGAANVHRAQHLPGERATRAFEDTRTKLAHWLNAASPHEIVFTRGATEALNLLAYGLEEQFQPDDEIVISALEHHANLLPWQQLALRRGLKLRVLPLDPSGLIDLQAAQQLIGPRTRLLAVSQLSNVLGGWQPLNELLALANAQGALTVVDGAQGVVHGRHDLQATGCDFYVLSSHKLYGPDGVGVLYGRATALQQLKPWQFGGEMVMQADYASAKFRPAPLGFEAGTPAIAGVIGLGATLDYLSGQDATAIARHEASLHAELLAGLAARDGVRLLGEPQVALASFVIEGVHSADLAHLLTEQGIAVRAGHHCAMPLLKSLGLPGAIRVSLGLYNDGSDLERFFSALDQALGLLR; from the coding sequence ATGTCCCTATCCTCCCCCTGGCGTGCGGATTTCCCGGCGCTCGCCGCCCTTGAAGCCGAAGGCCAGACCTATCTGGACAGCGCGGCCACGGCGCAAAAACCGCAGGCTGTGCTCGACGCCCTGCTCGGCTACTACGCCAAGGGCGCCGCCAATGTTCATCGTGCCCAGCATCTGCCCGGCGAACGCGCGACCCGCGCCTTCGAGGACACACGAACGAAACTCGCCCACTGGCTAAATGCCGCCAGCCCGCATGAGATCGTCTTCACCCGCGGCGCCACCGAAGCCTTGAATCTGCTGGCCTATGGGCTGGAGGAGCAGTTCCAGCCTGACGATGAAATAGTCATCAGCGCCCTGGAGCACCACGCCAATCTGCTGCCCTGGCAGCAACTGGCGCTGCGCCGCGGCCTTAAATTGCGGGTATTACCACTGGATCCAAGCGGGCTGATCGACCTGCAAGCCGCACAGCAGCTGATCGGCCCGCGCACCCGCCTGCTCGCCGTCAGTCAATTGTCGAACGTGCTCGGCGGCTGGCAACCCTTGAACGAACTGCTCGCCCTGGCCAACGCTCAAGGCGCGCTGACGGTGGTGGACGGTGCCCAAGGTGTGGTGCATGGCCGGCATGACCTGCAGGCTACGGGCTGCGACTTCTACGTGCTATCCAGCCACAAGCTCTACGGCCCGGACGGGGTTGGCGTGCTCTATGGCCGTGCCACAGCCCTGCAGCAGCTCAAGCCTTGGCAATTTGGCGGTGAGATGGTTATGCAGGCCGACTATGCCTCTGCCAAGTTCCGCCCAGCGCCCCTCGGCTTCGAAGCCGGTACTCCGGCGATTGCCGGGGTGATCGGCCTTGGCGCCACACTCGACTACCTGAGCGGCCAGGATGCGACGGCAATCGCCCGCCACGAGGCCTCGCTGCACGCCGAATTGTTGGCGGGCCTGGCTGCCCGTGACGGCGTTCGTCTGCTCGGTGAGCCACAAGTGGCATTGGCCAGCTTCGTGATCGAAGGCGTACACAGCGCCGACCTGGCGCATTTGCTCACCGAACAAGGTATAGCCGTGCGCGCCGGCCACCACTGCGCCATGCCACTGCTGAAAAGTCTCGGTCTGCCGGGGGCGATTCGTGTGTCGCTCGGTCTGTATAACGATGGCAGCGATCTAGAGCGTTTCTTCAGTGCCCTCGATCAAGCCCTGGGGCTGTTGCGATGA
- the dapC gene encoding succinyldiaminopimelate transaminase, with translation MNDALKQLQPYPFEKLRALLAGAQPPAGKSPIALSIGEPKHRSPAFVAEALASNLEQLAVYPTTLGIPALREAIARWCTRRFDLPAGWLDAARHVLPVNGTREALFAFTQTVVQRRDDALVVSPNPFYQIYEGAALLAGAQPHYLACLSENGFNPDFDAVPAEIWQRCQILFLCSPGNPTGALIPLATLKKLIQLADQYDFVIAADECYSELYFDEQNPPAGLLSACAALGRSDFARCVVFHSLSKRSNLPGLRSGFVAGDADILKSFLLYRTYHGCAMPVQTQQASVAAWNDEAHVRANRDLYREKYDAVLDILAPVLDVQRPDGGFYLWAKTPIDDAEFTRELFAREHVTVVPGSYLSREVAGFNPGAGRVRMALVAPLAECVEAAKRVRDFVKGL, from the coding sequence ATGAATGACGCACTGAAGCAACTGCAGCCATACCCCTTCGAAAAACTCCGCGCCCTGCTGGCCGGCGCCCAACCGCCGGCAGGCAAGTCACCGATCGCCCTGTCGATTGGCGAGCCGAAGCACCGCTCGCCGGCCTTTGTCGCTGAAGCGCTGGCCAGCAACCTCGAACAACTGGCGGTCTACCCGACCACTCTGGGTATCCCGGCCTTGCGTGAAGCCATCGCCCGCTGGTGCACACGGCGCTTCGACCTGCCGGCCGGCTGGCTAGATGCCGCGCGGCATGTGCTGCCGGTCAACGGCACCCGTGAAGCGCTGTTCGCCTTCACCCAGACCGTGGTGCAGCGCCGCGACGACGCGTTGGTGGTCAGCCCCAACCCGTTCTATCAGATCTATGAAGGCGCCGCGTTGCTCGCCGGTGCGCAGCCGCACTACCTGGCGTGTCTGAGCGAGAACGGCTTCAATCCGGATTTCGACGCAGTGCCCGCCGAAATCTGGCAGCGCTGCCAGATTCTGTTCCTCTGCTCGCCGGGCAACCCCACCGGTGCGCTGATCCCGCTGGCAACCCTGAAAAAGCTGATCCAGCTGGCCGACCAGTACGACTTCGTGATCGCTGCCGACGAGTGTTACAGCGAGTTGTACTTCGACGAACAGAATCCGCCCGCCGGGCTGCTGAGCGCCTGCGCGGCGCTGGGCCGCAGCGATTTTGCCCGCTGCGTGGTCTTTCACAGCCTGTCCAAGCGCTCCAACCTGCCGGGCCTGCGCTCAGGGTTTGTCGCCGGCGACGCCGACATTTTGAAATCTTTCCTGCTGTACCGTACCTACCACGGCTGCGCCATGCCGGTACAAACCCAGCAGGCCAGCGTCGCCGCCTGGAACGACGAAGCGCATGTCCGCGCCAACCGCGACCTGTACCGCGAAAAGTATGACGCCGTGCTGGATATCCTCGCCCCGGTGCTGGACGTGCAACGCCCGGATGGCGGCTTCTACCTGTGGGCGAAAACGCCCATCGACGATGCCGAGTTCACCCGCGAGCTGTTCGCCCGCGAGCACGTGACCGTAGTGCCTGGCTCCTACCTGTCACGCGAAGTCGCTGGCTTCAATCCAGGTGCCGGCCGCGTGCGCATGGCCCTCGTAGCGCCGCTGGCGGAATGCGTCGAAGCCGCCAAACGTGTCCGCGATTTTGTTAAAGGTCTTTGA
- the dapD gene encoding 2,3,4,5-tetrahydropyridine-2,6-dicarboxylate N-succinyltransferase, giving the protein MTNSLFSLAFGVGTQNRQGNWLEVFYAQPLLNPSAELVTKVTGKLNYTGGNQAISFSTSQATELADLLKSVDSVQAALLTRLAESHRPLVATLIAEDAALTSTPEAYLKLHLLSHRLVKPHGLNLAGIFPLLPNVAWTSQGAVDLAELAERQLEARLKGELLEVFSVDKFPKMTDYVVPAGVRLADSARIRLGAYVGEGTTVMHEGFINFNAGTAGPGMIEGRVSAGVFVGKGSDLGGGCSTMGTLSGGGNIVIAVGEGCLIGANAGIGIPLGDRNTVESGLYITAGTKVALLDDKNQLVKVLKARELAGQPDLLFRRNSQTGAVECKTHKSAIELNAALHAHN; this is encoded by the coding sequence ATGACCAACTCCCTGTTCAGCCTGGCCTTCGGCGTCGGCACCCAAAATCGTCAAGGCAACTGGCTCGAGGTGTTCTACGCCCAACCGCTGCTGAACCCGTCCGCCGAACTGGTAACCAAAGTCACGGGAAAGCTGAACTACACCGGCGGCAATCAGGCGATCAGCTTCAGCACCAGCCAAGCCACCGAGCTGGCTGATTTGCTGAAGAGCGTCGATTCGGTCCAGGCCGCACTGCTGACCCGACTGGCCGAAAGTCACCGGCCGCTGGTCGCCACCCTGATCGCCGAGGACGCAGCGCTGACCTCCACGCCTGAGGCTTACCTCAAGCTGCACCTGCTCTCGCATCGCCTGGTCAAGCCGCATGGCCTGAACCTCGCCGGGATCTTCCCGCTGCTGCCGAACGTGGCCTGGACCAGCCAGGGTGCCGTAGACCTGGCTGAACTGGCCGAGCGCCAGTTGGAAGCACGCCTGAAAGGTGAGCTGCTAGAAGTCTTCTCGGTGGACAAGTTCCCGAAAATGACCGACTACGTGGTGCCGGCTGGCGTCCGCTTGGCCGACAGCGCGCGCATTCGCCTGGGTGCCTATGTGGGTGAAGGCACTACCGTGATGCACGAGGGCTTTATCAACTTCAACGCCGGGACCGCCGGCCCGGGCATGATCGAAGGTCGCGTCTCCGCTGGCGTATTCGTCGGCAAGGGCTCGGACCTGGGTGGTGGCTGCTCGACCATGGGTACCCTGTCCGGCGGCGGCAATATTGTCATCGCGGTCGGCGAAGGCTGCCTGATCGGCGCCAATGCCGGCATCGGCATTCCCTTGGGTGACCGCAACACCGTCGAGTCCGGCCTGTACATCACCGCCGGCACCAAGGTGGCGCTGCTGGACGATAAGAACCAACTGGTGAAAGTGCTCAAGGCCCGCGAATTGGCCGGCCAGCCCGACCTGCTGTTCCGCCGCAACTCGCAAACCGGCGCCGTCGAGTGCAAGACGCACAAGTCCGCCATCGAGCTGAACGCAGCCCTGCACGCACACAACTAA
- a CDS encoding SufE family protein yields MSLPDAAKSALQAFTQPGSWEQRARLLMQWGEQLQALDDNQHSDEYRVHGCESQVWLVGTVQDGRWQFRATSDARLIRGLLALLLARVNGLSAAELATVDLADWFTQLGLARHLSPSRSNGLNAVLQRMRELASGPSG; encoded by the coding sequence ATGAGCTTGCCGGACGCAGCCAAGAGCGCATTGCAAGCCTTTACCCAGCCCGGCAGCTGGGAACAACGGGCGCGCTTGTTGATGCAATGGGGCGAGCAGCTACAAGCACTAGACGACAACCAGCACAGTGACGAATACCGCGTGCACGGCTGTGAAAGCCAAGTCTGGCTGGTCGGGACAGTGCAGGATGGCCGTTGGCAATTCCGCGCGACCAGCGACGCGCGACTGATCCGTGGCCTGCTGGCGCTACTGCTGGCACGGGTCAACGGTTTGTCGGCGGCCGAGCTGGCGACCGTAGATCTGGCGGATTGGTTCACTCAGCTGGGCCTGGCCCGCCACCTATCACCCTCGCGCAGCAATGGCCTGAATGCGGTGCTGCAACGGATGCGTGAGCTGGCCAGTGGACCGAGCGGTTGA
- a CDS encoding ArsC family reductase, producing the protein MSITLYGIKACDTMKKARTWLDEQGVSYAFHDYKSLGIDRGSLTKWCAEHGWESVLNRAGTTFRKLSDAQKADLDQRKAIELMVAQPSMIKRPVLDLGTRTLLGFKPDNYAAAFE; encoded by the coding sequence ATGAGCATCACGCTGTACGGCATCAAAGCCTGCGACACGATGAAAAAAGCCCGCACCTGGCTCGACGAGCAAGGTGTCAGCTATGCCTTCCACGACTACAAAAGCCTCGGTATCGACCGCGGCAGCCTGACCAAGTGGTGCGCCGAACACGGCTGGGAAAGCGTGCTGAACCGTGCCGGCACGACCTTCCGCAAGCTGAGCGACGCGCAGAAAGCCGATCTCGACCAACGCAAAGCCATCGAGTTGATGGTCGCCCAGCCGTCGATGATCAAGCGCCCGGTACTCGACCTCGGCACCAGAACCTTGCTCGGCTTCAAGCCGGACAACTACGCTGCGGCGTTCGAGTAA
- a CDS encoding glycosyltransferase, with protein MSSRKFGLNLVVFVAIAALFTGIWALYNRPVTAPDWPEQISGFSFSPFRLDQNPQKDQYPSDEQIRQDLELLSKQTDSIRTYSVDGSLGDIPRIAEEFGLRVTLGIWISPDEERNEREIARGIEIANSSRSVVRVVVGNEALFRREVTTKQLSAFLDRVRAAVKVPVTTSEQWHIWEKYPELAKHVDLIAAHVLPYWEFIPMEDSTQFVLDRAKDLKKLFPKKPLLLSEVGWPSNGRMRGGADASQADQAIYLRTLVTTLNAKGYNYFVIEAFDQPWKASDEGAVGAYWGVYNAARQPKFAFEGPVVAIPQWRVLAVGSVVLAMLALALLLIDGSALRQRGRTFLTFVAFAGGSVLVWIGYDYSQQYSTWFSLTVGLLLGIGALGVFIVLLTEAHELAEAVWVRKRRRPFIPVIGDSAYRPKVSIHVPCYNEPPEMVKQTLDALADLDYPDFEVIIIDNNTKDPAVWEPVQAYCEQLGPRFKFYHVAPLAGFKGGALNYILPYTAADAEVVAVIDSDYCVDRNWLKHMVPHFADPKIAVVQSPQDYRDGKESTFKKLCYAEYKGFFHIGMVTRNDRNAIIQHGTMTMIRRTVMDELKWADWTICEDAELGLRVFEKGYSAAYAYDSFGKGLMPDTFIDYKKQRFRWAYGAIQIMKGHAASLFRGKDTELKRGQRYHFVAGWLPWVADGLNIFFTIGALLWSAAMIIVPQRVDPPLLIFAIPPLALFFFKFGKIVFLYQRAVGVNLKDAFCAALAGLALSHTIAKAVLYGFFTTSIPFFRTPKMRSSHGLMVALAEAREEVFIMLLLWGAAIGIGIVQGFPSADVKFWVAMLLVQSLPYLAALIMALLSSLPKPMEALEVALPE; from the coding sequence ATGTCATCGCGTAAATTTGGACTCAACCTGGTGGTCTTCGTGGCAATCGCCGCGTTGTTCACCGGTATCTGGGCACTCTATAACCGCCCGGTAACCGCCCCGGACTGGCCTGAGCAGATCTCTGGCTTCTCGTTCTCGCCGTTCCGCCTGGATCAGAATCCGCAGAAGGATCAATACCCGAGCGACGAACAGATTCGCCAGGACCTCGAGCTGCTGAGCAAGCAGACCGACAGCATCCGCACCTATTCGGTGGACGGCAGCCTGGGCGACATTCCGCGGATCGCCGAAGAGTTCGGCCTGCGCGTGACCCTGGGGATCTGGATCAGCCCGGACGAGGAGCGCAATGAGCGCGAGATCGCCCGCGGCATCGAGATCGCCAACTCCTCGCGTAGCGTCGTGCGCGTGGTAGTGGGTAACGAAGCACTGTTCCGCCGTGAAGTGACCACCAAGCAGCTGAGCGCCTTCCTCGATCGCGTCCGCGCCGCCGTCAAAGTCCCGGTGACCACCTCCGAGCAGTGGCACATCTGGGAGAAATATCCGGAGCTGGCCAAGCACGTCGACCTGATCGCCGCGCACGTCCTGCCTTACTGGGAATTCATCCCGATGGAGGACTCCACTCAGTTCGTCCTCGATCGCGCCAAGGATCTGAAAAAGCTCTTCCCGAAAAAGCCTTTGCTGCTCTCCGAAGTGGGCTGGCCGAGTAACGGCCGCATGCGTGGCGGTGCCGATGCGTCCCAGGCGGATCAGGCGATCTACCTTCGCACCCTGGTCACCACTTTGAACGCCAAGGGCTACAACTACTTCGTCATCGAGGCCTTCGACCAGCCGTGGAAGGCCAGCGACGAAGGCGCGGTAGGCGCCTACTGGGGCGTGTACAACGCCGCCCGGCAGCCGAAGTTTGCCTTTGAAGGCCCGGTTGTCGCGATTCCGCAATGGCGCGTGCTGGCCGTCGGCTCGGTGGTGCTGGCCATGCTCGCGTTGGCCTTGCTGCTGATCGACGGCAGCGCTCTGCGCCAACGCGGCCGCACCTTCCTGACCTTCGTCGCCTTTGCCGGCGGCTCGGTGCTGGTGTGGATCGGCTACGACTACAGCCAGCAATACAGCACCTGGTTCAGCCTCACCGTCGGCCTGCTGCTCGGGATTGGCGCGCTCGGCGTGTTTATCGTGCTACTGACCGAGGCCCATGAGCTGGCCGAAGCGGTGTGGGTCCGTAAGCGTCGTCGACCGTTCATCCCGGTGATCGGCGATAGCGCCTATCGGCCCAAGGTCTCGATCCATGTGCCGTGCTACAACGAGCCGCCGGAGATGGTCAAACAAACCCTCGACGCGCTGGCCGACCTGGATTATCCAGACTTCGAAGTCATCATCATCGACAACAACACCAAGGACCCGGCGGTCTGGGAACCGGTGCAGGCTTATTGCGAACAGCTCGGCCCACGCTTCAAGTTCTACCATGTCGCGCCGCTGGCCGGCTTCAAGGGCGGGGCACTGAACTACATCCTGCCGTACACCGCAGCGGATGCCGAGGTGGTGGCGGTGATCGACTCGGACTACTGCGTCGACCGCAATTGGCTCAAGCACATGGTGCCGCACTTCGCCGATCCGAAAATCGCCGTGGTGCAATCGCCGCAGGACTACCGCGACGGCAAGGAGAGCACGTTCAAGAAACTCTGTTACGCCGAATACAAGGGCTTCTTCCATATCGGCATGGTCACCCGCAACGACCGCAACGCGATCATCCAGCACGGCACCATGACCATGATCCGCCGTACCGTGATGGACGAATTGAAGTGGGCCGACTGGACCATCTGTGAAGACGCCGAACTGGGTCTGCGCGTATTCGAAAAAGGCTATTCCGCCGCCTACGCCTACGACAGCTTCGGCAAGGGTCTGATGCCGGACACCTTTATCGACTACAAGAAGCAGCGCTTCCGCTGGGCCTACGGCGCCATCCAGATCATGAAGGGCCATGCCGCCAGCCTGTTCCGTGGCAAGGACACCGAACTCAAGCGCGGCCAGCGTTACCACTTCGTCGCCGGTTGGCTGCCCTGGGTCGCCGATGGCCTGAACATTTTCTTCACCATCGGTGCCCTGCTCTGGTCCGCGGCGATGATTATCGTGCCGCAGCGGGTCGATCCGCCGTTGCTGATCTTCGCCATTCCGCCGCTGGCGCTGTTCTTCTTCAAGTTCGGCAAGATCGTGTTCCTCTATCAGCGCGCGGTCGGGGTCAACCTGAAGGACGCCTTCTGCGCGGCCCTGGCCGGTTTGGCGCTGTCGCACACCATCGCCAAAGCGGTGCTGTACGGCTTCTTCACCACCAGCATCCCGTTCTTCCGCACGCCGAAAATGCGTTCCAGCCACGGCCTGATGGTGGCGCTGGCGGAAGCTCGCGAGGAAGTCTTCATCATGCTGCTGTTGTGGGGCGCGGCGATTGGTATTGGCATAGTCCAGGGCTTCCCCAGCGCCGATGTGAAGTTCTGGGTCGCCATGCTGTTGGTGCAGTCGCTGCCGTACCTGGCCGCGCTGATCATGGCGCTGTTGTCTTCCCTGCCAAAACCTATGGAAGCACTCGAGGTGGCGCTGCCAGAGTAA
- a CDS encoding iron-containing alcohol dehydrogenase, translating into MRNFSFYNPTKIHFGEGQIAKLSREIPAGSRVLVTHGGGSIFQNGVWAQVEAALAGYSISRFGGIEANPQFDTLVRAVEQGKAEQCDFILAVGGGSVIDGSKFIAAALCYAGEPLDLLTGTRVQAALPLGCVLTLAATGSESNPHGVVTHVARQEKLGFSSALLYPRFAILDPRTTFSLPTRQIGNGVVDAFVHTIEQYLTFPVDAPLQDRYAESLLQTLIEEGPKALAAPEDYNVRANLMWCATQALNGLLGCGVPQDWATHMIGHELTALYHLDHAQTLAVVLPALLAERRDSKRAKLLQYAARVWQIEQGDEEQRIDAAIAATRTFFQRMGVPTSLSEHGLGAEVIPHVLAQLERHKMVTLGEQRDIDLAVSERILLRAL; encoded by the coding sequence ATGCGTAACTTCAGTTTCTATAACCCGACCAAGATCCACTTCGGCGAAGGCCAGATCGCCAAGCTCAGCAGGGAAATCCCCGCTGGCAGCCGGGTGCTGGTCACCCACGGCGGCGGTAGCATCTTCCAGAACGGCGTCTGGGCGCAGGTAGAAGCAGCGCTGGCCGGCTACAGCATCAGCCGCTTCGGCGGCATCGAAGCCAATCCGCAATTCGACACCCTGGTCCGGGCGGTAGAACAGGGCAAGGCCGAGCAGTGCGACTTTATTCTCGCGGTCGGCGGCGGCTCGGTGATCGACGGCAGCAAATTCATCGCAGCGGCGCTGTGTTATGCCGGCGAGCCCCTCGATCTGCTCACCGGTACCCGCGTGCAAGCCGCGCTGCCGTTGGGTTGCGTGCTGACCCTCGCGGCGACCGGTTCGGAGAGCAACCCGCATGGGGTGGTCACCCATGTGGCACGCCAGGAGAAACTGGGGTTCTCCAGCGCACTGCTCTACCCGCGCTTCGCCATACTCGATCCACGTACCACCTTCAGCCTGCCGACCAGGCAGATCGGCAACGGCGTGGTAGATGCCTTCGTGCATACCATCGAGCAATACCTGACCTTCCCCGTCGATGCGCCGCTGCAAGACCGCTATGCCGAAAGCCTGCTGCAAACCCTGATCGAGGAAGGCCCGAAAGCGCTGGCCGCCCCCGAGGACTACAACGTCCGCGCCAACCTGATGTGGTGCGCCACCCAGGCGCTGAATGGCTTGCTCGGCTGCGGCGTACCTCAAGACTGGGCGACCCACATGATCGGTCATGAGCTGACCGCGCTGTATCACCTGGATCACGCACAAACCCTGGCCGTGGTGCTGCCAGCCTTGCTGGCCGAGCGCCGCGACAGCAAGCGCGCCAAGCTGTTGCAATATGCCGCGCGGGTCTGGCAGATCGAGCAAGGCGACGAGGAGCAACGGATCGACGCGGCTATCGCCGCCACCCGCACGTTCTTCCAACGCATGGGTGTGCCGACCAGTCTGTCCGAGCACGGCCTGGGCGCCGAGGTTATTCCACACGTACTGGCCCAATTGGAGCGGCATAAGATGGTCACGCTGGGTGAGCAACGCGATATCGACCTGGCGGTCAGCGAGCGTATTCTTCTGAGAGCGCTGTGA
- the tcdA gene encoding tRNA cyclic N6-threonylcarbamoyladenosine(37) synthase TcdA, translated as MSADEQRFGGVARLYGQAGLARLAAAHVAVVGIGGVGSWAAEALARSGVGEISLFDLDDVCMTNTNRQIHALQGAIGQPKVEVMAERIRAINPACVVHAVSDFVTRETMAGYITPNMDCVIDCIDSVAAKAALISWCKRRKIQIITTGGAGGQIDPTLIQVGDLNKTFNDPLASSVRSTLRRDYGFSRTPGRHYSVPCVFSSEQLRYPKPDGGICLQKGFVGEGVKLDCAGGFGAVMMVTATFGMVAAAKAVDKLVAGARRPAERQSAQS; from the coding sequence ATGAGTGCAGACGAGCAACGATTTGGCGGTGTCGCCCGGCTTTATGGTCAGGCCGGCCTGGCGCGACTGGCGGCTGCCCATGTGGCGGTGGTGGGGATCGGCGGTGTCGGCTCCTGGGCCGCGGAAGCCTTGGCCCGCAGTGGCGTCGGTGAGATTTCGCTGTTCGATCTGGATGACGTCTGCATGACAAACACCAATCGGCAGATTCATGCGCTGCAAGGGGCCATCGGTCAGCCCAAGGTCGAGGTGATGGCTGAGCGCATTCGCGCCATCAACCCAGCCTGCGTGGTGCATGCGGTCAGCGATTTCGTCACCCGCGAGACCATGGCCGGGTACATCACGCCGAATATGGATTGCGTGATCGACTGCATCGACAGCGTCGCGGCCAAGGCCGCGCTGATCTCCTGGTGCAAACGCCGCAAGATTCAGATCATCACCACCGGCGGCGCCGGCGGGCAGATCGACCCAACGCTGATCCAGGTCGGCGACCTCAACAAGACCTTCAACGACCCGCTGGCCTCCTCGGTGCGCTCGACCTTGCGCCGCGATTATGGTTTTTCGCGCACGCCGGGCCGCCACTACAGCGTGCCCTGCGTGTTTTCCAGCGAGCAACTGCGCTACCCGAAGCCGGATGGCGGTATTTGCTTGCAGAAGGGTTTTGTCGGGGAAGGGGTCAAGCTCGACTGCGCCGGCGGTTTTGGCGCGGTGATGATGGTGACCGCGACCTTCGGTATGGTCGCCGCGGCCAAGGCGGTGGACAAGTTGGTGGCCGGCGCGCGCCGCCCGGCGGAGCGGCAAAGCGCTCAGTCGTAA
- the dapE gene encoding succinyl-diaminopimelate desuccinylase: MTALSPTLTPTLELACALIRRPSVTPEDADCQTLMIKRLSALGFTVEPMRIENVDNFWATHGGEGPVLCFAGHTDVVPTGPLQAWQHAPFDALIDEQGMLCGRGAADMKGSLASMVIAVERFVVEHPRHKGAIAFLITSDEEGPAHHGTKAVVERLAARGERLDWCIVGEPSSTSLVGDVVKNGRRGSLGAKLTVRGVQGHVAYPHLAKNPIHLAAPALSELAAEHWDDGNAFFPPTSFQISNLNSGTGATNVIPGELEAVFNFRFSTESTVEGLQQRVASILDKHGLDWHVEWALSGLPFLTEPGELLDAVSASIKAVTGRETTPSTSGGTSDGRFIATLGTQVVELGPVNATIHQINERVLASDLDVLTEIYYQTLVKLLA, encoded by the coding sequence ATGACTGCCCTCTCCCCGACCCTCACTCCCACCCTAGAGCTGGCCTGCGCCCTGATCCGGCGCCCCTCTGTAACCCCAGAGGACGCCGACTGCCAGACGCTGATGATCAAGCGTCTGAGCGCTCTGGGTTTTACGGTGGAGCCGATGCGCATCGAGAACGTCGACAATTTCTGGGCCACCCACGGCGGTGAAGGCCCTGTGCTGTGCTTCGCCGGGCATACCGATGTGGTGCCGACCGGCCCGCTGCAGGCCTGGCAGCATGCGCCATTCGATGCGTTGATCGACGAACAGGGCATGCTCTGCGGGCGCGGCGCGGCGGACATGAAAGGCAGCCTGGCGTCGATGGTTATCGCGGTGGAGCGCTTCGTGGTTGAACACCCACGACACAAAGGCGCCATTGCCTTTCTGATCACCAGTGACGAGGAAGGCCCGGCCCATCACGGCACCAAAGCCGTGGTCGAGCGCCTGGCGGCCCGTGGCGAACGCCTGGATTGGTGCATCGTCGGTGAGCCGTCGAGCACCTCCCTGGTCGGTGACGTGGTCAAGAATGGCCGTCGCGGCTCCCTCGGCGCCAAGCTGACGGTGCGCGGCGTGCAGGGCCATGTGGCCTATCCGCACCTGGCGAAGAACCCAATTCACCTGGCCGCCCCGGCCCTCAGCGAGCTGGCGGCCGAACATTGGGATGACGGCAACGCCTTCTTCCCGCCGACCAGTTTCCAGATCTCCAACCTCAACTCCGGTACCGGTGCGACCAACGTCATCCCGGGTGAGCTGGAGGCGGTGTTCAACTTCCGCTTCTCCACCGAATCTACTGTGGAAGGCTTGCAACAGCGGGTCGCCAGCATCCTCGACAAACACGGCCTGGACTGGCATGTGGAGTGGGCGCTGTCTGGCCTGCCGTTCCTCACAGAACCGGGCGAGCTGCTCGACGCGGTGTCCGCCAGCATCAAGGCCGTCACCGGTCGCGAGACCACGCCGTCCACTAGCGGCGGCACTTCGGACGGGCGTTTTATCGCCACCCTGGGCACCCAGGTGGTCGAACTGGGGCCGGTCAACGCGACCATCCACCAGATCAACGAACGTGTGTTGGCCAGCGACCTCGACGTGCTGACCGAGATTTACTACCAGACCCTGGTGAAGTTGCTCGCCTGA